A portion of the Anser cygnoides isolate HZ-2024a breed goose chromosome 29, Taihu_goose_T2T_genome, whole genome shotgun sequence genome contains these proteins:
- the ZNF541 gene encoding zinc finger protein 541 isoform X1, whose protein sequence is MERCRVVDEGAANWELPLPGFPEGPGPADGDAPGPADGTCAGLDALPGLPAEPGGALEADLSALSLYLAEPPQHELVLPAAEDAQCRCGCPGTSPPACGCRGKAVGGEHGVTHGQRACPVCSEALQRHDHRSGQPPTHQAPAPLACPESDRDQRSLRRHRELRHGLGGSRRPRDGDTGEAPPPHGEQPAAGPAAPPPDAFLPWGVASGVVSPAEETSAGCWGGLVVAAGDGAEREQLCRRGAAPPDACTGTNAGNAPVAAPGGSIKVEADSGEPAPGRPQDGFQAAQHPWESLGRPGPAQPSLLQLVATPRRLLPPAGERPAAEPLRAVFQQLPRLAPQPEPRARLQEAPEDGARRGPAASWQCLDVPGGVAGPWRPPGGRKQPALAAASPSQVAMASFSSPGPAPPAEKRRLTIFNRIQGGNIYRLGAALEEGGRAAARPSGAVPADGSGCESVFLCKTCSQLFGAAEGLEGSVCHRGGEEGQQARSSLGVAGTARTPAAAAGSGPSEPAAPPLVIPVSVPVPAGSQGPRTESAAAAREPAGGSQPARRRRRRRRRPLPQPLLIPPPPPEAQPGPGGRFQSNLRSPVLLVDRLLRDLVQRSPYTPPPMLSPVREGSGLYFSAVCSASAPGGPRQPLNAVLDRMDRDFGLCLVTDSAKISIEPHINVGSRFQAEIPALRERPQPGGDEQAASLLWKPWGDIATNRETQDRVTALLNMACSSAMPGGGMNLELALHCLHEAQGSVLEALEVLLFGGAQKPESHPLANYRYAGADSWTPAERQQFRRALCVHGKDFYLIQKKVKPRAGGGPGTSPRRSLLPRAPPGQAVAEDAGGGTVEPRRGSNSFGKAGTSRALLRNNRRQWTAPQNNNNPRHRRRSRACFVWAVTSRGREQARIRGASSSQTSPRRALGFHGFLAPTAPFLSVRGRAGSLHPKPDFQIIPVFFPRIACLAKKAGRWVPRPAGERDTRGAAAGRRCLGCAEGAGCPPSSPPSAFCSVLSPELPGGRRDNRRGRQPPGEGRVAARGVLLRRLPHALLLFLSR, encoded by the exons ATGGAGCGGTGCCGCGTCGTCGACGAGGGCGCCGCTAATTGGGAGCTGCCTCTCCCCGGCTTTCCCGAGGGTCCTGGGCCGGCCGACGGCGacgctcccggccccgcagaCGGGACGTGCGCCGGCCTCGACGCCCTCCCCGGCCTCCCGGCAGAGCCCGGCGGTGCTCTGGAGGCCGACCTGAGCGCGCTCTCCCTGTACCTggccgagcccccccagcacg aaCTCGTGCTCCCCGCGGCGGAGGACGCGCAGTGCCGGTGCGGCTGCCCCGGGACCTCACCTCCAGCCTGTGGCTGCCGCGGGAAGGCGGTCGGCGGTGAGCACGGCGTGACGCACGGCCAGCGCGCCTGCCCTGTCTGCAGCGAGGCGCTCCAGCGGCACGACCACCG GAGCGGGCAGCCGCCGACGCACCAGGCGCCCGCGCCCCTCGCCTGCCCCGAGAGCGACCGCGACCAGCGCTCGCTGCGCCGCCACCGCGAGCTGCGGCACGGCCTCGGCGGCTCCAGGCGGCCTCGCGACGGAGACACCGGCGAGGCACCGCCGCCGCACGGCGAGCAgcccgcggccgggccggcTGCGCCCCCGCCGGACGCGTTCCTGCCCTGGGGCGTCGCCAGCGGCGTCGTGAGCCCCGCGGAGGAGACGTCGGCAGGATGCTGGGGCGGGCTCGTGGTGGCCGCGGGCGACGGCGCGGAGCGGGAGCAGCTCTGCCGGCGGGGCGCCGCTCCTCCCGACGCCTGCACCGGAACGAACGCCGGTAACGCGCCCGTGGCGGCACCGGGCGGGAGCATCAAAGTCGAGGCGGATTCGGGCGAGCCGGCGCCCGGCCGTCCCCAGGACGGCTTCCAGGCGGCCCAGCACCCCTGGGAGAGCCTTggccggccgggcccggcgcAGCCGAGCCTCCTGCAGCTCGTGGCCACCCCCCGGCGCCTCCTGCCTCCCGCCGGCGAGCGCCCGGCGGCGGAGCCGCTGCGTGCCGtcttccagcagctgccccgctTGGCTCCGCAGCCCGAGCCCCGCGCCCGCCTCCAGGAGGCTCCGGAGGATGGGGCGAGGCGAGGCCCGGCGGCCTCCTGGCAGTGCCTCGACGTGCCGGGGGGCGTCGCCGGGCCCTGGCGCCCCCCCGGTGGCCGCAAGCAGCCGGCGCTTGCCGCGGCGTCCCCGAGCCAGGTGGCCATGGCCTCCTTCTcctcgcccggccccgcgccgcccgcggAGAAGCGCCGCCTCACCATCTTCAACCGCATCCAG GGTGGGAACATCTACAGGCTCGGCGCGGCGCTGGAGGaaggcggccgggcggcggcacG TCCGAGCGGTGCCGTTCCGGCTGATGGCAGCGGCTGCGAGAGCGTTTTCCTCTGCAAGACCTGCAGCCAGCTCTTCGGTGCCGCTGAGGGCCTGGAGGGCAGCGTGTGTCACCGGGGCGGCGAGGAGGGGCAGCAGGCG AGGAGCTCGCTCGGCGTGGCCGGGACGGCGCGGACCCCGGCAGCCGCGGCCGGCAGCGGCCCCTCGGAGCCGGCGGCGCCTCCGCTGGTGATTCCCGTCTCCGTGCCCGTGCCGGCGGGGAGCCAG GGCCCCAGGACGgagagcgcggcggcggcgagggAGCCGGCGGGAGGCTCGCAgccggcgaggaggaggaggaggaggaggaggcggccgctgccccagcccctgctcatccccccgccgccccccgaggcgcagccggggccgggggggcgcttCCAGAGCAACCTGCGCTCCCCCGTCCTCCTGGTGGACCGCCTGCTGAGGGACCTGGTGCAGCGCTCCCCCTACACCCCGCCCCCCATGCTCAGCCCCGTGCGGGAAGGATCCGGCCTCTACTTCAGCGCCGTCTGCTCGGCCTCGGCTCCTGGCGGCCCCCGGCAGCCGCTCAATGCGGTGCTAG ACCGCATGGACAGAGACTTCGGGCTGTGCCTCGTGACGGACAGCGCCAAAATCAGCATCGAGCC cCACATCAACGTCGGGAGCCGCTTCCAGGCGGAGATCCCGGCCCTGCGGGAGCGGCCGCAGCCGGGCGGCGACGAGCAGGCGGCGTCTCTGCTCTGGAAGCCCTGGGGAGACATCGCCACGAACCGGGAGACTCAGGACCGAG TGACCGCTCTGCTCAACATGGCCTGCTCCAGCGCCATGCCCGGGGGAGGAATGAACCTGGAGCTGGCCCTGCACTGCCTGCATGAGGCGCAAGGCAGCGTCCtg GAGgccctggaggtgctgctgtTCGGGGGGGCTCAGAAGCCGGAATCCCACCCCCTGGCCAATTACCGCTACGCAG GTGCCGACAGCTGGACGCCCGCCGAGAGGCAGCAGTTCAGGAGGGCTCTCTGCGTGCACGGGAAGGATTTTTACCTCATCCAGAAGAAGGTAAAGCCTCgagccgggggcggccccgggacGAGCCCGCGccgctccctcctgccccgtgccccgcCGGGCCaggcggtggcggaggacgccgggggggggacggtTGAACCCCGGCGGGGCTCAAACTCGTTCGGGAAGGCGGGAaccagcagggctctgctccgGAACAACCGGCGCCAGTGGACAGCtccccaaaataataataatccccGTCACCGGCGGCGCTCCAGGGCGTGCTTTGTCTGGGCGGTGACCTCGAGGGGGAGGGAGCAAGCGCGGATCCGTGGCGCTAGCAGTAGCCAGACAAGCCCGCGACGTGCTTTGGGGTTTCATGGCTTTTTAGCACCGACGGCTCCCTTCCTCTCGGTCAGAGGCCGCGCTGGCAGCCTTCACCCAAAGCCAGATTTCCAGATTATTCCCGTTTTTTTCCCTCGAATCGCGTGCCTTGCTAAAAAGGCCGGGCGCTGGGTGCCCCGACCCGCAGGGGAGCGAGACAcccgcggggctgcggcagggCGGAGGTGTTTGGGCTGTGCGGAAGGTGCTGGgtgccctcccagctcccccccctcAGCCTTTTGCTCCGTGCTGAGCCCGGAGCTCCCAGGGGGGCGCCGGGATAACCGGAGGGGAAGGCAACCGCCGGGGGAAGGTCGCGTCGCCGCCCGCGGCGTCCTGCTGCGGCGCCTCCCTCACGcactgcttctgtttctctcaCGTTAG